CGCGCAGCTGCGTGATGCTCAACTTGGTATCGAGGTGATCCTGGACGAAGACCTCTCCGAGAACGGCACTGCTATCTGTGCGGTACCGACCGTGCGCCATGAGATCGACCGGATCGAGTCGGACCCGCGCGGCGCGCTCACCATGTCGTGCAAGGCGGTGGGCAAGGACTCGCACGCCTTTTGGTACGACAAGGACGCGGATGAGATCACATACCGGCCGTCGGCGAATGACGAACTGACGCTGGCTATTCCGGATGTGGTGTACGGCAATGCCTGACCGCAACCTCTTCGAGAGCATCGAAGGCTTACCTGGAACGGGAAAATCGACGGTGACGCCGCTGCTTGCCGAGGCTCGCCAGGCGGTGCTGGTACCCACGGTACCGCCGTTGTACCAGCCGCTGCGCCGGGAGCTCGACCTTTACAAGAACGCCGACGCGCGGATGTGCTTGTTCCTGTCCGCCTTGTTCACCGCGACCGATCAGATCCGCCGTTACCTGGACGCCGGGATCCCGGTCGTCGTCGAGAGCTACTTCGCTCGTTGCTTGACCACTCACAGTGTGTTCGGCGCCCAGCTCAAAGTCGCCCTCCCGGAGGGCCTGCCCCAGCCGGTCACCTACCAACTGGTGTGCGAGCCGCGCGAACGACTCAAACGTCTGGCCGAGCGGGACAAACCGATGACGCGCTGGGACGTCCTCGCCGAGCAGCAAACCGACCAACTCACCGACGCCTACCGCCGGTTCCCGGTCCGTCGGATCGACACCACAGCGGCAACACCCGACGACGTTGTCCGAAGCATCTTGTCACTCAACGCAGCCGAGGTAGACCATGCCATCCACTAGCCTCTGGGAACACACTCTGACCTTCTTCCCACAGTTTCGCCGTGCACTCGCTGAAGAGTGCCGGCCGGGCGCGACCGTCACCGTGATCGGTGCCAGTGACGGCAAGTTCGTGCTGCCGCTGGCTGAGGCCGGATACGATGTCATCGCGATCGAGAACGATCCACTTGCGCTCTGCGGCGGTGAGGTCCTGCTCCCGGTGTCCGGCTTCGCCTATGCACCTGGCCTGGTCGAACGCTTGAAAGAGGCCGACTTGCAGCAGCGAGTGCGCATCGTCGCCGAGGACTTCCTCGATACCGAGGTCGATGGGCTGGTTTCCGACGCGGTTTGGACGAGCTGCTCCTGGCACTACAGCGTCAACCACCGGCGCCCTCTCAGTGAATTCGTGACCCGCATGCAACAGCTCGTCCAACCGGGTGGGCTGTGCGGGGCAGAGTTCATGATGCCAAGCGATGACCGGCATGATGAGATCGAGCATTACACCACGCCAAACGCACTCGCCAGCCACTTCGGTGACGCCTGGACCACGCTGCTGGTCTTGCAGACCGCCCCTTTCCTCGAGCGCGCCCACGTGGGGCAAATGCACGACCACACACACCGGATGGGCATGCTCATGGCCACAAAGCATCCGGACGGCTATACGAAAGGTGGACCCAGCCACGATGAAGCATGAGTACGAAGCGAAGTTCCTGTCCGTAGACGTCGAGGCTGTGCGAGCCAAGCTCGTTTCACTCGGCGCCACCCAGTCCATCCCTCGAACGTTGCTGACCCGCAAGATATTTGAAAACGAATCGCTCGCGCAGGGAGCCTGGGTTCGTCTTCGCAACGAAGGACCCCACTCGACGCTGACGCTGAAGCAGGTCACCGATGCCACCACGATCGATGGCACCACCGAGATCGAGACCACCGTCGGTGACCTGCAGGCTGTGGCCGAGATCTTGACGCATCTCGGCCTACGCGAAGTCCGATACCAAGAGAACTACCGCGAGGAATGGAAGTTGGGCGACACGGTGTTCGATATCGACACTTGGCCAGGCTTGCCGACGTTTCTCGAGATCGAAGGCGCCGACGAGGCAGCGGTCCGCAGCGCAGCCGCCCGCCTCGGCCTCGACTACTCCGTTGCCCGCTTCGGCAGCGTGGACGAGATCTACAGGAGCGAAACAGCACGCGACATCCTTGCCGAGCCAACACTTCTGTTCAACGACGCAGCACAGAAACAGCGCGGACGGCCGAACTGAACTTCCAGGCTGCTTCATGCCACCTTCGTGCAGCGCTGACGGCTGCGGGAGACCCAGTAAGAGACGACTCCCCACTTGACGGTCCGTTCGGCGGACGCGGACTGGGCCCCGATTGCAGGTCAACGGGCTATCCGAGTTGTAGCTGTTGTGCGCGAGCGCGACTGGACCGTTCGAGCTCCGAAAAACCAGTGGCGACATCCGATTAGACCAGACTGACGATGCAGAATCGAGCCAGCCGTTCGAACGATATCCTTCAGCAGTTGATCCGGCGGAGCCCCGAGAGCGAGTGCGCGGCAGCGGATGGTGATGCCGCCGCGCACTATCCTGAGTGAGAATATCTATCGGGTGGGGAGGCGGGGCATTGTCCGACGCAGAACAGACCGACCTACGAGTGGTGCCCACGGGTCGGCGAATGCGTTCGGTGGAACTCTGCGCAGGGGCAGGTGGACTCGCTCTAGGTCTCGAGCAGGCGGGATTCGATCCCGCGCTGCTCGTTGACAATCGCGACACCTCCTGCGCGACGCTGCGCGCGAATCGACCTCGCTGGAATATCCTCAGCACAGACCTACTGGGGTTCGAACCGCGGTTGCATCTACCACGGTCAACCCATATTGATCTCCTGGCAGCCGGCCTTCCGAGAGTGAAATCTGCGGCAACGGTGTCGAGACCGCGCGGCAGCGGCTGGGAACTGGAATTGCTTGAGACAACAGGCCGGTTGGCGTCGGAGCTGCGACCCCGCTCCTTGCTGATCGAGAATGTGCCCGAGCTGGTCACCCGACTCGAATACCGCGAAAGCCGGTCCTGTGTCGAAAAATACCTCGATAAGGCTGGCTACGAATACCGGTGGCTCGTAATCGACGCTCGTGACTTCGGCGTACCGCAGCACCGTCTGCTGGGCTTGCTGGTCGCCTTACGCGATGGAGGCATCGCGAGCTTCGACACGAATCTGAAGGCTCTGCCTCCGAGCTTGAACCTGACAGTCGGCACGGTTTTGCGGGCATCCATGGGTGCGCGCGGCTGGCCTCAAGTCGACGAGTGGGCGGCTCAGGCGGACGAGATCGCACCCACCATCGTCGGTGGCTCGTGGGATCGTGGCGGTGCAGATCTCGGGCCTCAGGGTTCTGTTCGAGCTTGGGCGAGAATCGGTGTCAACGGTCGTTCGATCAGCGACGAGCCACCAGCCGCCGACTTCGTGTGGAATCCGGCCCTTGGGCATGAGCGCATGGTGAAACTCACTATCGAACAGGTCGCCACATTGCAGGGGTTCCCGTCGTATTGGCGCATCGAAGGCCGCAAAACGGCGCGATATCGCCAGGTAGGAAATGCGACCCCGCCGCCCGCCGCGTTCGCGGTTGGCCTTGCCCTGCGGGCAGCGTTGACCGACCATTGAGCGCCGGACAGGCAGGCTGTGCCACGCCGCTAAGATCGCGAGTCATGCCCTCCGATCCACATGAGCAGCCCAGACCCGATCGGGTCGACATGGTCGACCTGTTCGCCGGACCGGGCGGGCTCGATGTGGCGGCCCGATGGTTGGGACTGAGTGTCCATGGATTCGAGTGGGACCGGAACGCATGCGCAACGAGGTCGGCTGCCGGTCTGAACTATCGCCCGCATGATGTTCGTGACTTCGGTCCCGACACAGCACCGAACGCCTGGATACTAGCCGGTGGGCCGCCCTGTCAGACGTTTACCGTCGCCGGTTCGGGAGCGGGCCGCAAGGCGCTCGACGAGGTCGTAAGTTACGTCGTCCGAATGGGTCACGGTGAAGACGTGTCCGCCGATCTGGAGACGTTGAAGGACGAGCGAACAGGCCTCGTCCTGGAACCCTTGCGATGGGCGTTGGCCGCGAACCGCCGCCGCGAACCGTATCGAGTCATTGTGCTGGAACAGGTTCCGGCAGTCTTGCCCATATGGCAAGAGATGGGCGCCATTCTGGAGAAGATCGGGTATCGCGTCCGGTGCGGCGTTCTGCGTACCGAACAGTTCGGCGTTCCGCAGACTCGCCGTAGGGCCATTTTGATCGCCAGCCTCGAAGGTGAACGCGAACTTCCGGTGCCCACCCACCGCCCCTACCGTAAGGGCGTCGAACGCACCGCGGGTGATTCCGATCTGCTTCCCTGGGAGACGATGGGCGCTGCGCTCAATCGCGGATACGACTTCCACGTCATCTCGAACTACGGCACTGGTGGCGACCCCAAGCTTCGGGGTCGTCGCCATTCTCGAGAGCCATCGGCAACAATCACCGGTAAGGTGTCTCGGAACAAGATCGTTGACGGCACGGGACTCGACACTCCACGGTTCAGCCTGCCCGAGGCGGGCCGACTGCAGACGTTCCCGCTCGATTATCCCTGGTCGGGCAACGACATCGCCCAACAGATCGGCAATGCGATTCCACCCGTGCTTGCTCTGCATGTGTTATCGGCTGCCCTGGGGAAGCAGGTGAGTCACGAGGACGCGCGGAAGGTTGTCGATCGTCCGTGGATCGACACGCGTGACTTCCCCCCGCTGGACCATTTCGCGCGAACCGGCCAGCTGTTCGTCTAATCGTTCTCTCAGGTCACGGGCATCGGGCACGGACCTTCTCCACCGATCCAACCGCACCCAACGCATGGCTGTAGCGAACCCGCATCGGCAACCGATAGCTCACATCAACGAGGTAACACTTCGTCCACTTGCCCGAAGATTGTCGGATCGAGCCGATACTGTTACCCGCAACATGGGGGGAGCCAAACCTCCCATCGTCGACGTAGGGGTAGCACGCAGTGGGAGATGCTGGTGAGCAATCTGATTGATGAGCACGACGAGCTGTTCGATCTGTTCAGGTTGTTGCTCGATACCTACACGCCAGCTGAAGCAATCAAGAAGCTCCGTTTGGGTTACATGCCCGATGACGTCATCAAGCGGATCGTGGACCGTCACGAGCGGGAAGTCGTGCGTATCAAGGAGATGCGAGAGCCGCACGCTGTCGTAATCGACAATTACGAAACCTGGTATACCGGACCGCATCCCGATGACAAGTTGTGGCCCTCGATCAGCACTGCGTTGACAAAGGACGGCTGGTCGAAGACATCCATCGACGGTCTGGACGTATCCTCCACGCGGATTGTCTCACTCCTACAGCACCCTAGGCAGAGCACCTTCTCGACGCGCGGCCTGGTCGTCGGTTACGTGCAGTCCGGCAAGACCACCAACTTCACCGCTGTGATGGCCAAGGCCGCCGATCGCGGCTACAAGCTGTTCATCGTGCTCGCCGGGATTCACAACGGCCTCCGCAGACAGACGCAAGCCCGTCTGATCCAGCAGCTTGTGGAGCCGCACCCCACGCTGTGGTCGCAGATCACCGACCTGGATCGCGATTTCCGACCTACCGCGAACCCCGCCAGTTTCTTCGGCAAGTCGAACAAGACCCACGTGCTCTGTGTCGTCAAGAAGAACGCCACGGTGCTGCGCAAACTGGTGAAGTGGCTCGGGGATGCTTCGGAATACCTGGCAGATTGCTCGGCGCTGATCATTGATGACGAGGCAGATCAGGCGACTCCGGCGACTAAGTCGATCAACCCGTTGATTCGCCAGATCCTCAACACACTGCCGAAGTCGGCCTATGTCGGCTACACGGCCTCGCCGTTTGCCAACCTGTTGATCAACCCTTCCGCCGAGGACTTGTATCCCGAGCACTTCATCGTGAATCTACCTCAACCGAAGGGACATTTCGGTACCGAAGTGTTGTTCGGCCGCTACGCGCTGGACGGGGAAGACCCTAATGACGTCGACGACGGTTACGACATGATCCGCTCTGTCCCCGACGACGATGTCGAGCGCGTCCGACCCAAAACCAGGGCGGAGGCCGAGGACTTCTACCCAACCATTACCGACACCCTGCGCCGTGCTGTGCTGTACTTCTGGTTGACTACTGCGGCCCGTCGCGTACGCGGCGGTGGAAATCAACACTCCACCATGCTGATTCACACAAGCGTTCGCACTGCGGTCCACAACAGCTTTCGAGACCCGCTGCTGTCTTTGCGAGCCAAGACCGGATACAACCTGGAGGATCCGACGCTTCGGAGCGAGCTGCGTGAACTCTGGAACGAAGAGACGTCTCGTGTGCCTGCTGGCGAGTTCGGAGAGCAGTCCATCTCGTTCGGTGAACTCGCCGCGGAGCTGCCGGGCGTACTTCGTGATTGCCGCGTGGTGATGGACAACTCGGAGAGCACCGACCGCCTCGATTACGAGCACGGCCCTGTGGTAGCGATTGCGGTGGGCGGCAACACACTGTCGCGAGGTCTGACGCTCGAGGGCCTGTCCGTCAGTTTCTTCGTGCGCTCGGTCTCCACTTATGACACGTTGCTGCAGATGGGCCGCTGGTTCGGCTACCGTAAGGGCTACGCAGACCTTCCACGTATCTGGATGACCACGGAACTCGAGGACTGGTTCCGCCACCTCGCGACAGTCGAGACCGAGATGCGCCGCGACATCGACGTCTATATGACCGAGGGCAAGACGCCGATGAACTTCGCGGTGCGCCTGCGGACACACCCCGCACTGCGCGTGACGGCAGCCGCGAAGATGAAGGACGCGGTGTCCGCGTCGTCGTCCTACGGTGGGCAGCGTGTCCAAACCCGGTACTTCCATCTGGAGTCCAAATGGCTGCTGCAAAATCAAGCAGCAGCACGCAAGCTCGTGCGGGAGGCTGTGCGGGTCGGTCGTGTCGAGGGAAGCGAAACGGATGGCCACTACCTCATTCGCGATGTGACCAGCGATGCCGTGCTGGAGTTCTTGCGGGACTATCAGTTCCATGAGCGGTCGCAGGAATGCGACGCGAAGCTGATGTCCGGATACATCGAGAAGCGCATCCGGAATGCGGGAACATTGCGGCATTGGAACGTCGCAGTGGTCGGGAAACCAATTGGCGACGCAATGGACCGGTTCGACTTCGCACCAGGGATCGGCGTGGGAAGGATCGTTCGATCCCAGTTCGCCTCCGCACCAGATCATTCCGACATCAAGACGCTGATGAGCCGTCGCGACGCAGGCCTCGATCTCGAGGGAATTACTAGCAGCACAATCGAAAAAGACATCGAGAAGGCTCGTAGGACACAGCAACCCGATGCCGGACTGTTGGTGCTGTACCCGATCGACAAGGTTTCGGAGCCCGAGCCGTCGAAAAAGAAGCGTCAACCGCTGAATGCGCCGGAGCACGTCATCGGTGTCGGTCTAGTTTTCCCGACACCCAGGGACGACGACAGCACCGTTGCATGGGAGGCCAACTACATCTCGGCAGACCTGTCCGGCGTCGAAATCGAGGAGGAGGACTTCAGTGCCCTCGAAGCCGAGGACATCTGATGCCGACAGAGATCAGGGAAGTTCTGAACGATCATTGGCGACGCCTCGAACATCGCCCACCGCCGATGTCACCAGTCGTTGCCGTCTCCGAACTCCCTGTGCCGACGCCAAACGGTTCGCTGGCGGCCGCGCTCGACAGCGCAGGCAATCGGCACCTCCTTGTGCCGGTCGGAGCGCACCAGAACGTGCGCAAGGGGCTCAACGGACCAGTCCTGATGTTGCACAAGCGGACTCTTGATGATGAGCGGACAAGACACGACTACGCCGATCTCGTTTGTTTACGTTCGGATCTGAGCGACATTTTCACGACGCTGTGCGCCGATATTCTCGTCGCCACCGAGGCAGCCCCCGACAACCCGATGAAGGTTTTCAACCGGGTACTCGATCGGTGGAAGGCGCTGTTCCAGAACCCCGGCCCGCCGCTGGGGCCTCAGCAACTCGCCGGACTGTTCGGTGAACTGATCGTGTTGGCGCGCCTTCTCAAGCATGACAGCAGCGCTCACCTGTTGTGGCGGGGACCATCAGGCTATCGTCACGATTTCGCGACCGACGCGGGCGCTCTCGAAGTAAAAACCTCGACAAGCCCGGATGGCCGCCAGATCCGAATCCATGGCCTCGATCAGTTGGAGCCGCCCACCAACGGTGCATTGGGGCTGGTCTGGCTTCGGCTGGAACCTACAGTGCGCGAGGGATTAGGCCTCCTTGACTTGATCAACCGAGTGCTGGAACTCGCCGACGACGAGGCAGCCGTTCTCAACCAGCTGGCGTTGGTCGGTTATCGCACAGCCGACGACGACCACTACCGCCACGCCCGCTACGAGATCGGCGAACAACGCTGGTACAACGTCGATGTCGCGTTTCCCAGGCTGACCACTATCGACCTGGCCGCGGCCACGATCTCCTCGAACGTGCGCCACGTCGATTACACGATCGACCTTTCGGGCGATACGCCCGAGCCGATGGAGGACAGCCAAGTGGAACGACATATCCGGGTGATGATCGAGGAGCATCTGTGACCCCGCCTGCTTGGGTATCCCAACCATTTCCGCCGGAAGGTGCCAGCGCCGCAGAGGGAATCAGAAATCAGCTCGGCAAGCCTGAGCTGGATCATCTAACCATCTTGGTCCGCGAATCGGCGCAGAACAGCTGGGATGCTCGTCGTAGTGATGGCGTTTCAGTGGACTATCGCATAGATCTGCAGACGGTTAGCGCCGCCGATGCACCGGCCTGGAAAGACAATCTGATGCGGCGGGCTCCTGCCAAGCAGATTCTTCCACTACGTGACTCATTGCAACAGCCCACTATCCGCGTATTGTCGATCTCGGATCGGGGAACCCGAGGATTAGGTGGACCGACGCGAGCGGACGCAGTCACCGAAAATCGGAGTGATTTCGTTGCGTTCCTCCGCAACATCGGCGAGCCACGTGACCAGGCACTGGGCGGCGGCACCTATGGCTTCGGCAAGGGCATTCTGTATCTCGTCTCGAAATCGGGCACGATCTTGGTGCACACCCGGTGCCAGTACGAGGGTCGCTACGAGACCCGACTGATGGGTGCGGCGCTGTGGAAGAGTTATGACGCCAAGGATTCCGACCGCCATCGCCGCTACACCGGTAGGCACTGGTGGGGAGACACCTCCGGCACCGTGATCGAGCCGCTCGTCGGCGCCGAAGCCGACTCGATGGCGCGGAAACTCGGACTACGGCCGTTCGGAACCACAGAGACTGGAACGACGATCGTCATCCTCGATCCCGATTTGGAAGGTGCAAAGCCTGCGGAGGTCGCCAAGTACCTCACGCAGACGATTACATGCCAGTTATGGCCGAAGATGATGCCTGACCGTAACGGCACTGTTCCGATGCGGTTCTCGGTAATCTGCGACGGTATCGAATACCCGGTGCCGAAACCCGCCGAGATGAAGTCTTTACGCTTGTTCGTCTCTGCCTATCGAAAGATGGTCAGCAGCGAGGCGCAAGAACTACACTGCCGCAGGCCAAAGAAACTACTCGGCCGGTTCGCTTTGCACCAGTCGATGGCGCAGCGGTTCGAGCCGACCAAAGCCGAGCAAATGGCGGGCTTCGATAACGGAATGGTGCATCACATCTGCTTGATGCGTCCTGCCGAACTGGTAGTGACGTATTGGCCCGGACCCAAACCCGCGAGCGAGTACTCCGCCTACGCGGGTGTCTTCCGAGCCGATCACGCGATGGACGTAGCCTATGCGGCGGCTGAGCCACCGACCCACGACAATTGGAACTATCAGTCGCTCGACCATCCGGACTACTCGTTCGTCAAGGTTACCTTCGTACGAATGAAGGAAGCCATTGAGGCGGTGTTCGGCCCGCGTGGCAGCAGTGGTGTCGAGGTTGCCCGAGTGTCCCTTGGTGCAGCCAGCGAACGGCTCTCACCTCTGGTGGGCGGCGCATGGGGTATCGGCGCGGCCACCGCCTACGGCAAACCCGGCGACATCGCCCCGCCTCCTCGGCCGACATCTGCCCGTCGCCCGAGTGGCAGGCGGCAGGAGGTAGATGAAATCGAAGAATTGGAGATCCCGGACACCACGAGCGCCGGAGGCCGCAGACCTGGCGGCTCGGCCGGACATGCGAGCGACATGAACGGGCCGATCGACATCGACGCGTTCGCCGAGCACACCAAGCCGGTCAATCCCCGGCGGCGACGGCCGAAGATCGAGTACATCGGTAATCCGGAGCCCGAAGAACTGTGGGGAAATGCCGTGGTTGTGCAACGCTTCCGGGTGCCGGTCAGCATTCCCCAACGAGTCACCATCGACTTGGCCGTGGCCCTGAACAGCGACGGCGGTGTTGAGATGGACCCTCCCGCCGGCGCAGATATGCCAGGCCTCGTCGGTTGGCAGGACCCGCACGGCGAGGTCCACCAGACACCGTCGTACATCATCGAA
The DNA window shown above is from Nocardia sp. NBC_01730 and carries:
- a CDS encoding class IV adenylate cyclase, which gives rise to MKHEYEAKFLSVDVEAVRAKLVSLGATQSIPRTLLTRKIFENESLAQGAWVRLRNEGPHSTLTLKQVTDATTIDGTTEIETTVGDLQAVAEILTHLGLREVRYQENYREEWKLGDTVFDIDTWPGLPTFLEIEGADEAAVRSAAARLGLDYSVARFGSVDEIYRSETARDILAEPTLLFNDAAQKQRGRPN
- a CDS encoding DNA cytosine methyltransferase, with the translated sequence MRSVELCAGAGGLALGLEQAGFDPALLVDNRDTSCATLRANRPRWNILSTDLLGFEPRLHLPRSTHIDLLAAGLPRVKSAATVSRPRGSGWELELLETTGRLASELRPRSLLIENVPELVTRLEYRESRSCVEKYLDKAGYEYRWLVIDARDFGVPQHRLLGLLVALRDGGIASFDTNLKALPPSLNLTVGTVLRASMGARGWPQVDEWAAQADEIAPTIVGGSWDRGGADLGPQGSVRAWARIGVNGRSISDEPPAADFVWNPALGHERMVKLTIEQVATLQGFPSYWRIEGRKTARYRQVGNATPPPAAFAVGLALRAALTDH
- a CDS encoding DNA cytosine methyltransferase, with protein sequence MPSDPHEQPRPDRVDMVDLFAGPGGLDVAARWLGLSVHGFEWDRNACATRSAAGLNYRPHDVRDFGPDTAPNAWILAGGPPCQTFTVAGSGAGRKALDEVVSYVVRMGHGEDVSADLETLKDERTGLVLEPLRWALAANRRREPYRVIVLEQVPAVLPIWQEMGAILEKIGYRVRCGVLRTEQFGVPQTRRRAILIASLEGERELPVPTHRPYRKGVERTAGDSDLLPWETMGAALNRGYDFHVISNYGTGGDPKLRGRRHSREPSATITGKVSRNKIVDGTGLDTPRFSLPEAGRLQTFPLDYPWSGNDIAQQIGNAIPPVLALHVLSAALGKQVSHEDARKVVDRPWIDTRDFPPLDHFARTGQLFV
- a CDS encoding Z1 domain-containing protein; this translates as MSNLIDEHDELFDLFRLLLDTYTPAEAIKKLRLGYMPDDVIKRIVDRHEREVVRIKEMREPHAVVIDNYETWYTGPHPDDKLWPSISTALTKDGWSKTSIDGLDVSSTRIVSLLQHPRQSTFSTRGLVVGYVQSGKTTNFTAVMAKAADRGYKLFIVLAGIHNGLRRQTQARLIQQLVEPHPTLWSQITDLDRDFRPTANPASFFGKSNKTHVLCVVKKNATVLRKLVKWLGDASEYLADCSALIIDDEADQATPATKSINPLIRQILNTLPKSAYVGYTASPFANLLINPSAEDLYPEHFIVNLPQPKGHFGTEVLFGRYALDGEDPNDVDDGYDMIRSVPDDDVERVRPKTRAEAEDFYPTITDTLRRAVLYFWLTTAARRVRGGGNQHSTMLIHTSVRTAVHNSFRDPLLSLRAKTGYNLEDPTLRSELRELWNEETSRVPAGEFGEQSISFGELAAELPGVLRDCRVVMDNSESTDRLDYEHGPVVAIAVGGNTLSRGLTLEGLSVSFFVRSVSTYDTLLQMGRWFGYRKGYADLPRIWMTTELEDWFRHLATVETEMRRDIDVYMTEGKTPMNFAVRLRTHPALRVTAAAKMKDAVSASSSYGGQRVQTRYFHLESKWLLQNQAAARKLVREAVRVGRVEGSETDGHYLIRDVTSDAVLEFLRDYQFHERSQECDAKLMSGYIEKRIRNAGTLRHWNVAVVGKPIGDAMDRFDFAPGIGVGRIVRSQFASAPDHSDIKTLMSRRDAGLDLEGITSSTIEKDIEKARRTQQPDAGLLVLYPIDKVSEPEPSKKKRQPLNAPEHVIGVGLVFPTPRDDDSTVAWEANYISADLSGVEIEEEDFSALEAEDI
- a CDS encoding PD-(D/E)XK motif protein produces the protein MPTEIREVLNDHWRRLEHRPPPMSPVVAVSELPVPTPNGSLAAALDSAGNRHLLVPVGAHQNVRKGLNGPVLMLHKRTLDDERTRHDYADLVCLRSDLSDIFTTLCADILVATEAAPDNPMKVFNRVLDRWKALFQNPGPPLGPQQLAGLFGELIVLARLLKHDSSAHLLWRGPSGYRHDFATDAGALEVKTSTSPDGRQIRIHGLDQLEPPTNGALGLVWLRLEPTVREGLGLLDLINRVLELADDEAAVLNQLALVGYRTADDDHYRHARYEIGEQRWYNVDVAFPRLTTIDLAAATISSNVRHVDYTIDLSGDTPEPMEDSQVERHIRVMIEEHL